The following proteins are encoded in a genomic region of Maribacter hydrothermalis:
- a CDS encoding acyl-CoA carboxylase subunit beta, with protein sequence MDLKFNQNEDRNKLLLSDLRRKLSKVHLGGGKSKIAKQHEQGKMTARERIDYLLDPKSERIEIGAFVGDGMYEEHGGCPSGGVVIKIGYVKGKQCIIVANDATVKAGAWFPITAKKNLRAQEIAIENKLPIIYLVDSAGVYLPLQDEIFPDKEHFGRIFRNNAIMSSMGITQISAVMGSCVAGGAYLPIMSDEALIVDKTASIFLAGSYLVKAAIGESIDNETLGGATTHCEISGVTDYKAKDDAAALDTIKNIMDKIGDFSKAGYNRKKSVKPKENPDEIYGILPSSRAEQYDMMEIIKRLVDDSEFEEYKAGYGQTILTGYARIDGWAVGIVANQRKVVKTAKGEMQFGGVIYSDSADKSTRFIANCNQKKIPLVFLQDVTGFMVGSKSEHGGIIKDGAKMVNAVSNSVVPKFTIVVGNSYGAGNYAMCGKAYDPRLIVAWPSAELAVMSGNSAAKVLLQIEKASLKKKGEALTEKKENELFDKIKQRYDNQVSPYYAASRLWTDAIIDPKDTRKWISMGIEAADHAPIEKPFNMGVLQV encoded by the coding sequence ATGGATTTAAAATTCAATCAAAACGAAGATAGGAATAAGTTGTTATTATCAGACTTAAGACGCAAACTTTCCAAGGTACATTTAGGTGGTGGCAAATCAAAAATTGCCAAGCAACATGAGCAAGGTAAAATGACCGCTAGAGAACGTATTGATTATCTTTTAGACCCAAAATCTGAACGTATTGAAATTGGTGCTTTTGTTGGCGATGGCATGTATGAAGAACACGGAGGGTGCCCATCTGGTGGAGTAGTTATAAAAATTGGTTACGTAAAGGGCAAACAATGTATTATAGTCGCCAATGATGCCACCGTAAAAGCAGGCGCTTGGTTCCCAATTACCGCAAAAAAGAATTTAAGAGCACAAGAAATTGCTATAGAAAATAAACTTCCAATAATTTATTTAGTAGATAGTGCAGGAGTTTATTTGCCTTTACAGGATGAAATTTTTCCAGACAAAGAGCATTTTGGGCGCATATTTAGAAATAATGCCATCATGAGTAGTATGGGAATTACCCAAATATCTGCAGTAATGGGAAGTTGTGTAGCCGGTGGTGCTTATTTACCAATTATGAGCGATGAAGCATTAATAGTAGATAAAACCGCAAGTATTTTCTTGGCAGGTAGCTATTTGGTAAAAGCCGCTATTGGCGAAAGTATTGACAATGAAACTTTAGGTGGAGCAACTACGCATTGTGAAATTAGCGGAGTAACCGATTACAAGGCCAAAGATGATGCGGCGGCTTTAGATACCATAAAGAATATTATGGATAAAATCGGTGATTTCTCTAAAGCAGGATATAACCGAAAGAAAAGCGTGAAGCCAAAGGAAAATCCCGATGAAATTTACGGAATACTACCTAGCTCTAGAGCTGAGCAATACGATATGATGGAAATCATTAAGCGATTGGTAGACGATTCTGAATTTGAAGAATATAAAGCTGGCTACGGACAAACCATTTTAACCGGATATGCACGAATAGACGGATGGGCCGTTGGTATTGTTGCCAACCAAAGAAAAGTAGTAAAGACTGCCAAAGGCGAAATGCAATTTGGCGGAGTAATTTATTCCGACTCTGCAGATAAATCAACACGCTTTATTGCTAACTGCAACCAAAAGAAAATTCCGTTAGTCTTTTTACAAGATGTTACCGGTTTTATGGTGGGTAGTAAAAGTGAACATGGTGGTATTATAAAAGATGGAGCTAAAATGGTAAATGCAGTAAGTAACTCCGTTGTACCAAAATTCACTATTGTAGTTGGAAATAGCTACGGAGCAGGAAATTATGCCATGTGCGGTAAAGCATATGACCCAAGATTAATTGTTGCGTGGCCAAGTGCGGAACTAGCTGTAATGAGTGGGAATTCTGCTGCTAAAGTATTATTACAGATTGAAAAAGCTTCGTTAAAAAAGAAAGGTGAAGCCCTAACCGAGAAAAAAGAGAACGAACTGTTCGATAAGATAAAACAACGTTACGACAATCAGGTTTCTCCGTATTACGCAGCTTCTAGATTATGGACTGATGCTATAATTGACCCAAAGGACACCCGTAAATGGATTTCAATGGGCATAGAAGCAGCTGACCATGCGCCAATTGAAAAGCCATTTAATATGGGAGTGTTGCAGGTTTAG
- a CDS encoding Gfo/Idh/MocA family protein — MIKWGIVGAGNIAHSFSKDLALVNGGKLVSVASRNLEKAKTFADEYGAPNAFGSYDELFNSNTVDVIYIATPHTNHAQLSIAAMKAGNNVLCEKPAGVNKSEVAQMVKVAKENQVFFMEALWSRFNPTIIKVKELVDNGTIGNIGYLHADFAFYGLDRNENGRLLNPELAGGSLLDIGIYPIFLSYLMLGKPKDIKATANFYKTGVEVQMSIIFNYENAQAILYSGLNSNSEKKAEIAGSKGTIFIHPRWHEASGYTIEKGDDTRINQLVKIGKGYTYEIEEVHSCLRSGKKESELWSHQNSLDLIEIMDSIRKKTGIVFPFE, encoded by the coding sequence ATGATAAAGTGGGGTATTGTTGGGGCAGGTAACATTGCGCATAGTTTTTCAAAAGATTTGGCATTGGTAAATGGAGGCAAGTTGGTATCTGTGGCTTCTAGAAATTTGGAAAAAGCTAAGACTTTTGCAGATGAGTATGGCGCACCAAATGCTTTTGGCAGTTACGATGAATTGTTTAATAGTAATACGGTAGATGTTATATATATTGCAACACCGCATACAAATCATGCCCAACTAAGTATTGCGGCCATGAAAGCTGGTAATAATGTACTTTGCGAGAAACCTGCAGGGGTTAATAAAAGTGAGGTAGCGCAAATGGTAAAAGTTGCTAAAGAAAATCAAGTCTTTTTTATGGAAGCTTTGTGGTCGCGTTTTAATCCTACTATTATTAAAGTAAAAGAATTAGTGGATAATGGTACTATTGGCAACATTGGCTATTTGCATGCGGATTTTGCTTTTTATGGACTGGATCGTAATGAAAATGGAAGACTTTTGAACCCCGAACTTGCAGGTGGTTCTTTGTTAGATATTGGTATTTATCCTATTTTTTTATCGTATTTAATGTTAGGTAAGCCAAAGGATATTAAAGCAACCGCTAATTTTTATAAAACGGGCGTTGAGGTTCAAATGAGTATAATTTTTAATTATGAAAATGCACAGGCAATTTTATATAGCGGACTTAATTCTAACTCAGAAAAGAAAGCAGAAATTGCTGGCAGTAAAGGAACTATTTTTATTCATCCTAGGTGGCATGAAGCATCGGGTTACACCATAGAGAAAGGGGACGATACGCGTATTAATCAGTTAGTGAAAATAGGAAAAGGCTATACTTATGAAATCGAAGAAGTGCATTCTTGTTTACGTTCCGGTAAAAAGGAAAGCGAGCTGTGGAGCCATCAAAATAGTTTGGATTTAATTGAGATTATGGATTCTATTCGTAAAAAGACGGGAATCGTGTTTCCGTTTGAATAA
- a CDS encoding CAL67264 family membrane protein, with protein MNKNTVLSWATFIMIFVGLALIALGAFRYDDVAGWGFASVGIGFFAIAWVFNALKGRV; from the coding sequence ATGAATAAGAATACAGTGCTCTCTTGGGCAACTTTTATTATGATTTTTGTAGGGCTAGCCCTAATTGCATTAGGTGCTTTTCGCTATGATGATGTTGCTGGTTGGGGATTTGCATCCGTAGGTATAGGATTTTTTGCTATTGCTTGGGTGTTCAACGCACTTAAAGGGAGAGTATAA
- the ettA gene encoding energy-dependent translational throttle protein EttA, translated as MSDDKKVIFSMSGVTKTYKNANTPVLKNIYLSFFYGAKIGILGLNGSGKSTLLKIIAGVDKNFQGDVVFSPGYNVGYLEQEPELDENKTVLEIVKEGVAETVAILDEYNKINDMFGLPEVYENADKMQKLMDQQAVLQDKIDAANAWELDTKLEIAMDALRTPEPDKKISVLSGGERRRVALCRLLLQEPEILLLDEPTNHLDAESVHWLEHHLAQYKGTVIAVTHDRYFLDNVAGWILELDRGEGIPWKGNYSSWLDQKSKRMAQESKTVSKRQKTLERELEWVRQGAKGRQTKQKARLKNYDKLMSQDQKQLDEKLEIYIPNGPRLGTNVIEAKGVSKAYDDKLLYEDLNFKLPQAGIVGIIGPNGAGKTTIFRMIMGEEKPDKGEFETGETAKIAYVDQSHSNIDLEKTIWQNFSDEQELIMMGGRQVNSRAYLSRFNFSGSEQNKKVSMLSGGERNRLHLAMTLKEEGNVLLLDEPTNDLDVNTLRALEEGLENFAGCAVVISHDRWFLDRICTHILAFEGDSQVYFFEGSFSDYEENKKKRLGGDLMPKRIKYKKLIR; from the coding sequence ATGTCAGACGATAAGAAGGTAATCTTCTCCATGTCAGGAGTTACGAAGACCTATAAAAATGCTAATACCCCAGTTTTAAAGAATATATACTTAAGTTTTTTCTACGGTGCCAAAATTGGAATCTTAGGATTAAACGGTTCTGGTAAATCAACCTTATTAAAGATTATAGCCGGTGTAGATAAAAACTTTCAAGGTGATGTTGTTTTTTCTCCTGGATACAATGTTGGGTACTTAGAGCAAGAACCAGAATTGGATGAAAACAAAACCGTACTAGAAATTGTAAAAGAAGGAGTAGCAGAAACTGTTGCTATTCTTGATGAGTACAATAAGATAAACGATATGTTTGGCCTTCCAGAAGTGTATGAGAATGCCGACAAAATGCAGAAGTTGATGGATCAACAAGCTGTGTTACAAGATAAGATTGATGCTGCCAACGCTTGGGAACTGGATACCAAGTTAGAAATTGCAATGGATGCTTTACGTACACCAGAGCCAGATAAGAAAATTTCAGTACTGTCAGGTGGTGAAAGAAGAAGAGTTGCTTTATGTCGTTTATTACTTCAAGAACCTGAAATCTTGTTATTAGATGAGCCTACCAACCACTTAGATGCTGAGTCTGTACACTGGTTAGAGCATCATTTAGCACAATATAAAGGAACAGTAATTGCCGTAACGCATGATAGATACTTCTTGGATAATGTTGCCGGATGGATTTTAGAATTAGATAGGGGAGAAGGTATTCCTTGGAAAGGAAATTATTCTTCTTGGTTGGATCAAAAATCTAAGCGTATGGCTCAAGAAAGTAAAACTGTCTCTAAAAGACAAAAAACATTAGAACGAGAGCTGGAGTGGGTTCGTCAAGGAGCAAAAGGGAGACAGACAAAGCAAAAAGCGCGTCTTAAGAATTACGATAAGTTAATGAGCCAAGATCAGAAGCAGCTCGACGAAAAACTTGAAATCTATATTCCTAACGGACCTCGTTTGGGTACTAATGTAATTGAGGCAAAAGGAGTAAGCAAGGCTTATGACGATAAATTGCTTTACGAGGATTTGAACTTTAAATTACCACAGGCAGGTATAGTAGGTATTATTGGACCTAATGGTGCTGGTAAAACCACTATTTTTAGAATGATCATGGGTGAGGAAAAACCAGACAAAGGTGAGTTTGAAACTGGTGAAACGGCTAAAATTGCCTACGTAGATCAAAGTCATTCTAATATAGATCTAGAGAAAACCATTTGGCAGAATTTTAGCGATGAACAAGAACTAATTATGATGGGTGGCCGTCAAGTAAACTCTAGAGCTTATTTAAGTAGGTTTAACTTCTCTGGTAGTGAACAGAATAAAAAAGTCAGCATGCTTTCGGGTGGTGAACGTAACCGTTTACATCTTGCCATGACATTAAAAGAAGAAGGTAACGTTCTCTTGTTAGATGAGCCTACCAACGACTTAGATGTTAATACACTTCGTGCATTAGAAGAAGGTTTAGAGAATTTTGCCGGTTGTGCTGTTGTAATTTCGCATGATAGATGGTTCTTAGATCGTATTTGCACACATATATTAGCTTTTGAGGGTGATTCTCAGGTATACTTCTTTGAAGGTTCTTTTTCTGATTATGAAGAGAATAAAAAGAAACGTTTGGGCGGGGATTTAATGCCGAAACGTATTAAATATAAAAAACTAATTAGATAG
- a CDS encoding MBL fold metallo-hydrolase: MRIKELLFILFAITITFSCKEVRKSDTEIDSTVDIEENKEITDIVKERKSDEIKIIPIEHATAVIEFNDVVIYIDPTGGAASFEGQKNPTLILITDIHGDHLNTETLNALDTSNTIFVVPQAVADELPEKYASQLEIMENGSSKKLAGITIEAIPMYNLRKEALKFHEKGRGNGYILNIEKERIYFSGDTEDIAEMRSLKNIDKAFICMNLPYTMTVESAASAVIDFKPKQVYPYHYRGNPDVSDITKFKQLVDAANQDIEVIQLDWYPNEEY, encoded by the coding sequence ATGAGAATAAAAGAATTGCTTTTTATACTATTCGCTATAACAATAACTTTTTCATGCAAAGAAGTTAGGAAATCAGATACCGAGATTGATTCTACTGTAGATATTGAGGAAAATAAGGAAATAACCGATATCGTTAAAGAGCGTAAATCCGATGAAATAAAAATTATACCAATAGAACATGCTACCGCTGTCATCGAATTTAACGATGTAGTTATATACATTGACCCTACAGGAGGAGCTGCTTCTTTTGAAGGCCAAAAAAATCCGACTTTAATATTAATCACTGATATACACGGTGATCATTTAAATACAGAAACGCTTAATGCATTGGACACTTCAAATACCATATTTGTAGTACCACAAGCTGTTGCCGATGAATTGCCCGAAAAATATGCATCGCAATTAGAAATTATGGAAAACGGTAGTAGCAAAAAATTAGCCGGAATTACCATTGAAGCCATACCTATGTATAACCTACGAAAAGAAGCTCTTAAATTTCATGAAAAAGGTCGTGGCAATGGTTATATTCTAAATATCGAAAAGGAACGAATCTATTTTTCTGGTGATACCGAAGATATTGCTGAAATGCGTTCTTTAAAAAATATCGACAAAGCCTTTATATGTATGAATTTACCATACACCATGACAGTTGAAAGCGCTGCTTCTGCAGTAATAGATTTCAAACCAAAACAAGTATACCCATATCACTATAGAGGCAATCCAGATGTAAGTGACATTACAAAATTTAAACAATTAGTAGACGCCGCCAATCAAGATATTGAAGTAATACAATTAGATTGGTACCCTAATGAAGAATACTAG
- a CDS encoding GNAT family N-acetyltransferase, whose amino-acid sequence MLSIVPYEPIYAQKFKELNIAWISEYFIVEDKDKELLENCESSIIHKGGYIFIGLWDNEPVGCFALIKISEGNFELGKMAVHKLHHGHKIGQKLLTYAIDYAKSKNWKKIELYSNTKLDTALHIYKKFGFKEVQLEKSTIYLRSDIKMELTL is encoded by the coding sequence ATGTTAAGCATAGTACCTTATGAACCTATATACGCACAAAAATTTAAGGAACTTAATATTGCCTGGATTAGTGAATATTTTATAGTTGAGGATAAAGACAAAGAGCTATTAGAAAATTGTGAGTCATCTATAATCCATAAAGGCGGATATATATTTATAGGATTATGGGATAATGAGCCCGTAGGTTGTTTCGCCCTTATTAAAATTTCGGAAGGTAATTTTGAATTAGGGAAAATGGCAGTTCATAAATTGCATCATGGACATAAAATTGGTCAAAAATTACTTACCTATGCCATCGACTATGCAAAAAGTAAAAATTGGAAAAAAATAGAATTATACTCGAACACTAAATTGGATACCGCCCTTCACATTTATAAAAAATTTGGTTTTAAAGAAGTTCAGCTAGAAAAGAGTACAATTTACCTTAGGTCAGATATAAAAATGGAACTAACACTTTAA
- the fumC gene encoding class II fumarate hydratase, translating into MKFRIEKDTMGNVEVPQDKYWGAQTERSRNNFKIGPSASMPLDIVYGFAYLKKSAAYANCELGVLAQEKRDLIAQVCDEILEGKHDDQFPLVIWQTGSGTQSNMNVNEVVANRAHEIAGKVIGEGEKTIQPNDDVNKSQSSNDTFPTGMHIAAYKKIVEVTIPGVTQLRDTLNKKAIEFKNVVKIGRTHLMDATPLTLGQEFSGYVSQLDHGLKALNNTLAHLSELALGGTAVGTGLNTPEGYDVLVAKYIADFTGLPFITAENKFEALAAHDAIVESHGALKQLAVSLNKIANDIRMMASGPRSGIGEIIIPANEPGSSIMPGKVNPTQCEALTMVCAQVMGNDVAIGVGGTQGHYELNVFKPMMAANILQSAQLIGDASVSFEEHCAAGIEPNHEVIKQLLNNSLMLVTALNTKIGYYKAAEIANTAHKNGTTLKEEAVNLGYVSAEDYDDWVKPEDMVGSLRD; encoded by the coding sequence ATGAAGTTTAGAATCGAGAAAGACACCATGGGTAATGTAGAGGTACCCCAAGATAAATACTGGGGCGCCCAAACTGAGCGTTCTAGAAATAATTTTAAAATTGGTCCATCTGCATCAATGCCGTTAGACATTGTTTACGGATTTGCTTATTTAAAAAAATCCGCAGCATATGCAAATTGCGAGCTAGGGGTTTTAGCACAAGAAAAAAGAGATTTAATTGCGCAAGTTTGCGATGAAATTTTAGAAGGTAAGCACGATGATCAATTCCCTTTAGTTATTTGGCAAACAGGTTCGGGCACGCAAAGCAACATGAACGTCAATGAAGTTGTTGCCAACAGAGCACACGAAATTGCCGGTAAAGTTATTGGTGAAGGAGAAAAAACCATTCAGCCTAATGATGATGTGAACAAATCCCAGTCTTCAAATGATACTTTCCCAACAGGCATGCATATTGCAGCTTATAAAAAAATTGTAGAGGTTACCATACCAGGAGTAACTCAATTAAGAGACACACTGAACAAGAAAGCAATAGAATTCAAGAACGTAGTTAAAATAGGCCGTACGCATCTTATGGATGCCACTCCCCTAACCTTGGGTCAAGAATTTTCTGGTTATGTTTCACAATTAGACCATGGCTTAAAAGCACTTAATAATACACTTGCTCATTTAAGTGAATTAGCTCTTGGAGGAACGGCAGTAGGTACCGGATTAAATACTCCAGAAGGTTATGACGTTTTGGTTGCTAAGTACATTGCAGATTTTACTGGTTTACCTTTCATCACCGCCGAAAATAAATTTGAAGCACTTGCAGCACATGATGCAATTGTTGAAAGTCACGGTGCATTAAAACAATTGGCTGTTTCTTTGAATAAGATTGCCAATGATATTAGAATGATGGCTTCGGGGCCACGTTCAGGAATTGGAGAAATCATTATCCCGGCAAATGAGCCAGGTAGTTCTATTATGCCAGGAAAAGTAAACCCTACGCAATGTGAGGCCCTAACAATGGTATGCGCTCAAGTAATGGGTAATGACGTAGCTATTGGCGTTGGTGGCACCCAAGGGCACTATGAACTAAATGTTTTTAAACCTATGATGGCCGCTAACATTTTACAATCGGCACAGTTAATTGGCGACGCTAGTGTAAGTTTTGAAGAGCATTGCGCTGCAGGAATTGAACCTAACCATGAAGTAATTAAACAATTATTAAATAATTCTTTAATGTTGGTTACTGCCTTAAACACAAAAATAGGGTATTACAAGGCCGCTGAAATTGCAAATACTGCCCATAAAAATGGTACAACCTTAAAAGAGGAAGCTGTTAATTTAGGGTATGTATCTGCCGAAGATTATGATGACTGGGTAAAACCAGAAGATATGGTTGGTAGTTTAAGAGACTAA
- a CDS encoding outer membrane beta-barrel family protein, which yields MKKLFPLLLLLVLSTNYAISQRPGGDRESSPIIISGQVLDQETNAPLEYATLVLQSVNNPEIITGGITDIDGKFNVETTAGQYNVSIEYISYKTYKKANQTLTKNTDLGVVKLSLDVAQLDAVEVVGEKTTVEIRLDKKIYNIGKDLTNSGATITDALNNVPSVNVDIEGAISLRGNENVRILINGKPSALAGFGSTDALTQLPADAIEKVEVITSPSARYDAEGSAGILNIILKKEKTLGFNGSVNTTIGHPVNSGVSINANLRTDKFNLFNTSGYNYRDAPGNAYFDNTYSSGSFDRIIEDREYNRLRKGFNTNLGLEYFITEQSSLTGSVFYRTSKSEDETDNTNQRFISNLLNSETFRTEDENEDDTNYQFSLNYVNDLDDDGQKLTVDLQYSKGEETKFSTIEENNTVPNENLLILENVFETETENEYLVQADYVLPIGDAQFEIGYRGTFEEDITDYRLDSLNQETGRFDINQNLTNMFTYNENVNALYTQYGNKFGKFSFLLGLRLENTQLKGQLDSEFDTTELEEQLGVDVDVNFDKNYLGLFPTVNLIYELGERENISLGYNRRINRPRGWFINPFPSRSSRANIFQGNPDLNPAFSNAFDLGYLKRWDKITLTSSIYYQQETNSFERVQEETGQTTTDGIEIIRTIPINLSTNDRLGLEAGMMYSPTKWLRLNSSFNFFRFSTEGIFNGVDYGTTNTSWFARFSSKVSLPAKVDWQTNAFYRGPSATAQTDNKGIFSLNLAFSKDILKDNGTLSLNVSDLLNTRKRRSYTETEFFTSDSEFQWRRRQITMGFVYRFNQPKERNKGSRGNGGEEGGEEIEG from the coding sequence ATGAAAAAACTTTTCCCGTTACTCCTATTACTAGTACTATCAACAAATTACGCAATTAGTCAAAGACCGGGAGGAGACCGGGAAAGTAGCCCAATTATTATTTCGGGGCAAGTTTTAGATCAAGAAACCAATGCACCTTTAGAATATGCTACACTTGTTCTACAAAGTGTAAACAATCCAGAAATTATTACTGGTGGCATAACTGATATTGATGGTAAATTTAATGTTGAAACCACTGCAGGTCAGTACAATGTAAGTATTGAGTACATCAGTTATAAAACTTATAAAAAAGCAAATCAAACGCTTACCAAAAACACCGATTTAGGCGTCGTAAAACTCTCATTAGACGTTGCTCAACTAGATGCCGTTGAAGTAGTTGGGGAAAAAACAACTGTAGAGATTCGTTTAGATAAAAAGATTTATAATATAGGTAAAGATTTAACCAATAGTGGGGCTACCATTACGGATGCACTAAACAACGTTCCTTCTGTAAATGTTGATATTGAAGGTGCTATCAGCCTAAGGGGAAATGAAAATGTTAGAATACTAATAAACGGAAAACCGTCTGCCCTTGCAGGTTTTGGTTCTACTGACGCCTTAACTCAATTACCTGCCGATGCGATTGAAAAAGTAGAGGTAATCACAAGTCCATCCGCACGCTACGATGCTGAAGGCTCTGCTGGTATTTTAAACATTATTCTTAAAAAAGAAAAAACACTTGGGTTCAATGGCTCTGTAAATACCACCATTGGACACCCTGTAAATAGTGGTGTTTCTATAAATGCCAATTTACGTACAGATAAATTTAATTTATTTAACACCTCAGGTTATAACTACAGAGATGCACCAGGAAATGCATATTTTGACAATACATACTCTTCAGGAAGTTTTGATAGAATAATTGAGGATAGGGAATATAATAGGCTAAGAAAAGGTTTTAACACCAACTTAGGTTTAGAGTATTTTATAACAGAGCAATCCTCCTTAACGGGTAGTGTTTTTTATAGAACATCGAAAAGTGAAGATGAAACCGACAATACAAACCAAAGATTCATCAGCAATTTGTTGAATAGTGAAACTTTTAGAACAGAAGATGAAAATGAAGATGATACCAATTACCAGTTTTCATTAAATTATGTCAATGACCTTGATGACGATGGACAAAAATTAACAGTAGACCTTCAGTACTCTAAAGGAGAAGAAACCAAATTTTCTACAATAGAAGAAAACAATACTGTCCCAAATGAGAATTTATTAATTCTAGAAAATGTTTTTGAGACAGAAACGGAAAATGAATATTTAGTTCAGGCAGATTATGTTTTGCCAATAGGTGATGCACAATTTGAAATCGGATACAGGGGGACTTTTGAAGAAGATATTACTGATTATAGATTAGACTCTTTAAACCAAGAAACAGGACGATTTGATATAAACCAGAACCTAACCAATATGTTTACCTACAATGAAAATGTAAATGCATTATATACACAGTATGGAAACAAGTTTGGAAAATTTTCATTTTTACTAGGCTTACGGTTAGAAAACACTCAGCTTAAAGGTCAATTAGATTCTGAATTCGACACTACAGAGCTAGAAGAACAACTAGGAGTAGATGTCGATGTAAATTTTGACAAAAACTACTTAGGTCTTTTCCCAACGGTAAATTTAATTTACGAATTAGGCGAGCGTGAAAATATCTCTCTAGGATACAATAGAAGAATAAATAGACCTAGAGGTTGGTTCATTAATCCGTTCCCATCAAGATCAAGTAGAGCAAATATATTTCAAGGAAATCCTGATTTAAATCCTGCTTTTTCAAATGCGTTTGATTTAGGTTATTTAAAAAGATGGGATAAAATTACCCTTACATCATCTATCTACTACCAGCAAGAAACGAATTCATTTGAACGAGTACAAGAAGAAACTGGACAAACAACCACGGACGGTATAGAAATTATTAGAACTATACCGATAAATCTTTCTACCAATGACAGATTGGGCTTAGAAGCTGGTATGATGTATAGTCCAACTAAATGGTTAAGGTTGAATTCAAGTTTTAACTTCTTCAGATTTTCTACAGAAGGTATATTTAACGGGGTCGATTACGGCACAACCAATACAAGTTGGTTTGCAAGGTTTAGTTCTAAAGTGTCATTACCTGCAAAGGTAGACTGGCAAACCAATGCATTCTACAGAGGTCCATCTGCTACAGCTCAAACAGATAATAAAGGTATATTCTCTTTAAACTTAGCATTCAGTAAAGATATTTTAAAAGATAACGGTACATTATCTCTTAATGTAAGTGACTTATTGAATACAAGAAAAAGAAGGTCCTACACAGAAACTGAGTTTTTTACTTCGGACAGTGAGTTTCAATGGAGAAGACGTCAAATAACAATGGGCTTTGTATATCGTTTTAACCAACCAAAAGAACGTAACAAAGGGTCAAGAGGAAATGGTGGTGAAGAAGGCGGTGAAGAGATTGAAGGATAA